DNA from Pirellulales bacterium:
TCTCACTGCCGGGCAAGCCAGCAGTTGCACCCGTGTGATGTAGTCCGTGTTGTTGGTGCTCCTGCGGCTGCCGGGCGATTGACGGCCTGCCGGGCTCGCCTAAACTAAATGGGTAACGATCTCATCTTTTTCCTGCCGCGACCATGTCTGATTCCAATCCCGATCGAAAGCCGATTTCGCCGAACGACGCTTTGCCGCCGGTCGAGCCCCCCAGCGCGGCATTCTTGGTGCAGTTGTTCCTGATTCCCGGCATCATCGTCGGCGTCATCGTGCTGGTGTGGGTGATGTTCAACTGGATTGCGCATTCCGGCAGCGGCGATCCGCAAGAATACGTCGAGGCGCTCAGGCGCAACTCTTCCGACGTCTGGCAGAAGGCGGAAATTCTAGCCGAAATGCTTCGCAACGACCGCCGCAACGAGTTGAAAAGCAATCCCACTCTGGCGGGCGACTTGGCCGACATCCTCGACCAGCGAATTGCCACCGGCGATATGGACGAAGCGTCTGTCAATCTCCGCGTGTATCTTAGCAGTGCCTTGGGGCAGTTCAACACGCCTGCCGGTTTGCCGGCCCTGCTGAAGGCCGCCAGCACCAATCGCAGCGACGCGGAGTTGCCCGTCCGCCGTGCGGCGCTCGACGCCATCGGCTCGCTGGCCGCCAATGTTCAGGCCACCACGAACGCGCCGCTCTCGGATCCGGCGCTGGTGGACTGTCTGCTGGCCGCATCGCGCGATCCGGAGTCGGTGATTCGACTGCGGGCGGCATACGTGCTGGGCATCGTCGGCGGACCGAAGGCCATCCTTCGACTGGTGGAACTATTGAACGACCCATATCCCGACGTCGCCTACAACGCGGCCACGGGATTGGCCCGGCATGGCGACGTGCGCGCGATCGGCGAGCTATCGGAAATGCTGCACACCGGCGAATCCTCGCCGTCGCTGGAAAAGGAAGACGCCGAGCTACGCGATGAAAAACGCACGGCGATCATCGTCAATGCCCTGCGGGCCGTGGGTCAATTGGCCGACGTGAATCCGCAGGCCGATCTGAGCCGCGTCGAGCCGGAGGTGCGGGCATGGCAGCGGGCCGACGCCAGCGCCGCATTCGGCGTAGCGAACGTTCCGCTCGAAATCCGCCAGGCCGCGCTAGCCACCGGTGAAATCCTCGCCGATCGTCCATCGCCGCGCGGCGCCCGGCCGGCGACGGCGGCGAAGTAATTCCGCCAAGGCCTGCCCCCAAAGGCTCTTCGAGGGGGTTTTCATCCGATGAGAATCTGTAGCAGTCGTATCGGCTGCTCTCTTTTTCTGACGAGATGCGTTTCGTATTCACGGACAAAACACTGGCCTCGCGATCCACCGAGAGATCGCGAGGCCTTTGGGATTAGCACGATTTTCACGCAGCCGATCCATAGCGAGTGAACGGCTACTTGCCGCTCGCCCGGTTGGTATGCGTGCCACTAGCTCCGGGCAACGTAGCAGGCGGGAAACCATCGATGCACGGCAAGCGGATGCTAACAGCGAAGCAAATCAAGCAATTGCTTGCCATAGCCAACCTTCACCGGCCGGGCGGCTTGTTCGGCGGCGGCGTGTTTTTCGGCCGCGGCCTTGAGCGCGTTGTCGGCGGCGGTCTTCGCCTCGAGCGCGGCTCTGGCGGCTTTGTCCGCCGCGGCCAACTCGTCGGCGGCCATTTTCGCCTTTTGCTCGGCCTCGACCTTCGCGCGGGTCGCGGCTTGCGCGGCTCGATCAGCCTCGGCTCGCAACTCGGCGGCGGCGCGGCTTGCCTTTTCGGCCGCCAGACGTTCGGCGGCGATTTGCTTCGCGGCCTTGTCGGCTTCGGTCTTAACGCGAACCGCGTCTTGCTCGGCCTTCGCCAATGCGGCCTTGTCGGCGGCGGCGGCTTGGGCGGCCCGGTCGGCTTGAGCCTGCTTCTTAGTAATCGTTTGCTGAGTTTCCGCGACCGCGGCTTGCTCTTGCGCCGCCAGATGTGCGATCTGATCGACGCCCGACTTTGCCTCGGCGGCAAGCCGTTGGGCTTGCGCGGCGTTCGCAGCCAGCACCCGCTGGTTGGCTTCGAGCTTAGCGGCTAGCTCCGCTTCGGCTTTGGCTTTGGCGGCGGCCTGCGCGGCGAGATCGGCGGCGGCTTTTTCATCCGCCGTAGCCTTCACCGCAGCAGCCTGCTGCGCGGCAGCGATTTTGGCCGCTTTCCCGGAATTAATCTTTGCTTGGGCGACCGCTTCCGCGGCACGCGTGAAACTGGCTTTGGCTTCGGAGGCGGCCTGTGCAGCCCGGGCGGCCTCGGCTTCCGCTCGTACGGCAACCTTGGCGAGATGGCGGGTTGACGCTTGATCGCCGATTGCGCGGGCGGCACGATCGGCATCGGCTTTGGCCTTGGCGACCGCGGCTTCCTGCTCGGCGGCCAATTTGGCTGCCTTTTCGGCCGCTGTCTTCGCGGCGCTGGCGACTTGCTCGGCATGAGCGACGGCGGCCTTTTCTTCGGCGGCAGCCGTAGCGGCCTTCGTGGCCGCGGCCTTCAACGTGGCGGCAGCCTGATCGGCCCTTTCAGCAGTTCGTTTCTGAGCCGTGGCGGCTTGGTCGGCAGCCTGGGCGGCCGCTTGCAGTTCGCGCATATGC
Protein-coding regions in this window:
- a CDS encoding HEAT repeat domain-containing protein translates to MSDSNPDRKPISPNDALPPVEPPSAAFLVQLFLIPGIIVGVIVLVWVMFNWIAHSGSGDPQEYVEALRRNSSDVWQKAEILAEMLRNDRRNELKSNPTLAGDLADILDQRIATGDMDEASVNLRVYLSSALGQFNTPAGLPALLKAASTNRSDAELPVRRAALDAIGSLAANVQATTNAPLSDPALVDCLLAASRDPESVIRLRAAYVLGIVGGPKAILRLVELLNDPYPDVAYNAATGLARHGDVRAIGELSEMLHTGESSPSLEKEDAELRDEKRTAIIVNALRAVGQLADVNPQADLSRVEPEVRAWQRADASAAFGVANVPLEIRQAALATGEILADRPSPRGARPATAAK